The following are encoded together in the Oncorhynchus nerka isolate Pitt River linkage group LG23, Oner_Uvic_2.0, whole genome shotgun sequence genome:
- the LOC115120410 gene encoding protein Tob1-like has product MQLEIQVALNFIISYLYNKLPRRRVNIFGEELERQLKKKYDGHWYTDKPYKGSGYRCLHVGEKVDPVVEQAAKESGLDLDDVRDNLPQDLSVWIDPFEVSYQLGEKGPVKVLYVDDNNENNGSELDKEIKNSFNPEAQVFMPISDSIGTSSESSSPSPPFGQSAAISPSFMPRSTYPITFTTATFAATKFGSTKMKISGRNNNNGNGNKVARTSPTNDLGLNVNTLMKQKAVSTSMYSLYGLGQQQNASALSPNAKEFVFPSLQGQGSSGGVFPSLQGQGSSGGVFPSLQGQGSSGGVFPSLQGQGSSGGVFPGLQGQGSSGGVFPGLQGQGSSGGVFPSLQGQGSSGGVFPSLQGQGSSGGVFPSEGSLSLSPLQYNDAFDVFAAYGDLNDKTLNDGLNFNLSNMQYSKQQFQSVMAN; this is encoded by the exons ATGCAGCTTGAAATCCAAGTAGCACTTAACTTTATTATTTCCTACTTGTACAACAAACTCCCCAGACGGCGTGTGAACATCTTCGGGGAGGAGCTCGAGAGGCAGCTGAAGAAGAAGTACGATGGCCACTGGTACACGGATAAGCCATACAAGGGCTCTGGGTACAGGTGCCTCCACGTAGGGGAGAAGGTGGACCCTGTGGTGGAGCAGGCAGCCAAGGAGAGCGGCCTGGACTTGGACGACGTCCGGGATAATCTCCCTCAGGACCTAAGTGTGTGGATTGACCCCTTCGAGGTGTCCTACCAGCTTGGCGAGAAGGGGCCGGTCAAGGTGCTGTATGTGGATGATAACAATGAGAACAACGGGTCCGAGTTGGACAAGGAGATCAAGAACAGCTTCAACCCAGAGGCCCAGGTCTTCATGCCCATCAGTGACTCTATCGGGACCTCTTCTGAGTCTAGCTCTCCTTCACCCCCTTTCGGGCAATCTGCGGCCATTAGCCCCTCGTTCATGCCGCGCTCCACCTATCCAATAACCTTCACCACCGCCACCTTTGCCGCCACCAAGTTTGGCTCCACCAAGATGAAGATCTCCGGCCGCAACAACAACAATGGTAACGGCAACAAGGTGGCCCGCACCTCCCCAACCAATGACCTGGGGCTGAATGTGAACACCCTAATGAAGCAGAAAGCCGTTTCCACCTCTATGTACTCTCTGTACGGCCTGGGCCAGCAGCAGAATGCCTCTGCACTCTCTCCTAATGCTAAGGAGTTTGTGTTCCCCAGCCTCCAGGGTCAGGGGAGCTCCGGGGGCGTGTTCCCCAGCCTCCAGGGTCAGGGGAGCTCCGGGGGCGTGTTCCCCAGCCTCCAGGGTCAGGGGAGCTCCGGGGGCGTGTTCCCCAGCCTCCAGGGTCAGGGGAGCTCCGGTGGCGTGTTCCCCGGCCTCCAGGGTCAGGGGAGCTCCGGTGGCGTGTTCCCCGGCCTCCAGGGTCAGGGGAGCTCCGGGGGCGTGTTCCCCAGC CTCCAGGGTCAGGGGAGCTCCGGGGGCGTGTTCCCCAGCCTCCAGGGTCAGGGGAGCTCCGGTGGCGTGTTCCCCAGCGAGGGCTCTCTCAGCCTCAGCCCGCTGCAGTACAACGATGCCTTTGACGTGTTTGCGGCCTACGGAGATCTCAACGACAAGACCCTCAATGATGGGCTGAACTTCAACCTCAGCAACATGCAGTATTCCAAGCAGCAATTCCAGTCGGTCATGGCTAACTAA